A portion of the Candidatus Margulisiibacteriota bacterium genome contains these proteins:
- a CDS encoding PilT/PilU family type 4a pilus ATPase, whose amino-acid sequence MDIKNLLLELNKAKASDLLLAAGNPACLRINNALVKIEDRPLTPAEVEALITPIIRPEEMEEFKQVKELDTSYEDEQSRYRINLHFQLGSIGATIRLVPKKIPTLEELHLPKAANDFTELGRGLVLITGPTGCGKSTTQAAMIDLINSTRACHIITIEDPIEFVHTPKLSIIEQREVGFDTASFGEGLKRVLRQIPDVILVGEMRDLESIQMAITAAETGHLVISTLHTQDAVQSIDRMIDVFPPHQQGQVRTQLSMTLQGILSQQLIPRQDGGGLVGAFELLIATSAIRNIIRKGATQDIYTMIELGGKLGMETMDNSIFQLLQKGLISKDMALSYAVSQERLLKLINAKS is encoded by the coding sequence ATGGACATTAAAAACCTTCTGCTCGAACTCAACAAAGCCAAAGCCTCTGATCTGCTGCTGGCCGCGGGCAACCCCGCCTGTCTCCGGATCAATAATGCCCTGGTCAAAATAGAAGACCGGCCGCTGACTCCGGCCGAAGTCGAGGCGCTGATCACCCCGATCATCCGGCCGGAAGAAATGGAAGAATTCAAGCAGGTCAAGGAGCTCGATACCTCTTACGAGGACGAGCAGAGCCGCTACAGGATCAATCTTCACTTTCAGCTCGGCTCGATCGGCGCGACTATCCGCCTCGTCCCGAAAAAGATCCCGACGCTCGAAGAACTGCACCTCCCCAAGGCCGCTAATGATTTTACCGAACTGGGCCGCGGACTGGTCCTGATCACCGGCCCGACCGGCTGCGGTAAATCAACCACCCAGGCGGCCATGATCGATCTGATCAACTCGACCCGCGCCTGCCACATCATCACGATCGAGGACCCGATCGAGTTTGTCCACACCCCGAAGCTCTCGATCATTGAACAACGCGAAGTCGGGTTTGACACCGCTTCGTTCGGCGAAGGGCTCAAGCGCGTCCTCCGCCAGATCCCCGACGTCATCCTGGTCGGCGAAATGCGCGACCTGGAATCTATCCAGATGGCGATCACCGCCGCCGAGACCGGCCACTTGGTCATTTCGACCCTGCACACCCAGGACGCTGTCCAGAGCATCGACCGGATGATCGACGTCTTCCCGCCCCACCAGCAGGGCCAGGTCAGGACCCAGCTCTCGATGACCCTCCAGGGTATCCTTTCCCAGCAGTTGATCCCGCGCCAAGACGGCGGCGGGTTGGTCGGCGCCTTTGAGCTGTTGATCGCCACTTCAGCCATCCGCAATATCATTCGCAAGGGAGCGACCCAGGACATCTACACGATGATCGAATTGGGCGGCAAACTCGGCATGGAAACGATGGACAACTCCATCTTCCAGCTCCTCCAAAAAGGGCTCATTTCCAAAGATATGGCGCTGTCCTACGCGGTCAGCCAGGAACGGCTCTTAAAATTGATCAACGCGAAGAGCTAG
- a CDS encoding septum formation initiator family protein: MKRLGWLLFGLLVAYFIFLIRQDIIDQLELKKVEGRLARAVSAEEAKAGELADRLTRLKGDDLIEELARTRLGLIKQGETAYKVVK; encoded by the coding sequence ATGAAAAGGCTTGGTTGGCTCCTGTTCGGTTTACTGGTCGCCTACTTTATTTTTCTCATCCGTCAGGATATAATTGACCAGCTGGAGTTGAAAAAGGTAGAGGGGCGCCTGGCTCGGGCGGTCAGCGCGGAAGAGGCCAAAGCCGGCGAATTGGCCGACCGGCTGACCAGGCTCAAGGGTGATGACTTGATCGAAGAACTGGCCAGGACCCGTCTCGGCTTGATCAAACAGGGTGAAACAGCCTACAAGGTCGTAAAATAA
- a CDS encoding prepilin peptidase: MIYFWFVCGAVVGSFLNVCIHRLPQGESLAFPPSHCPACQNRLAPFDLVPLFSYLWLGGNCRYCRAPISRRYPLVEGLTAAGFAFAFSLTGPNYPQLLFQFVFLSVMIVIFFIDLETQLIPDSAILTAAAAGLLYHLWLGFPWPFLSSLLGLGGGYLLLFLIGWLGKLYYRKEVLGEGDPLLAAALGAGLGWVGGLLAIFLGYFMAAVVLTLLLAARRVKMGQYVAFGPALAAGGVVALFFGPAIINWYLGFLL; encoded by the coding sequence GTGATCTATTTCTGGTTCGTCTGCGGCGCTGTCGTCGGCAGTTTCCTTAACGTGTGTATCCATCGTCTCCCCCAGGGCGAGTCGCTTGCTTTTCCCCCCTCGCATTGCCCGGCCTGCCAAAACCGGCTGGCGCCGTTCGACCTGGTCCCCTTGTTCAGTTATCTCTGGTTGGGAGGTAACTGCCGCTATTGCCGGGCGCCGATCTCCCGGCGCTATCCGCTGGTCGAGGGGCTGACCGCGGCCGGTTTCGCCTTTGCTTTTAGCCTGACCGGGCCGAATTATCCGCAACTGCTTTTCCAATTCGTTTTCCTGTCGGTCATGATCGTGATCTTTTTTATCGACCTGGAAACGCAATTGATCCCCGACTCGGCCATCCTGACCGCGGCGGCCGCCGGCTTGTTGTACCATCTCTGGCTCGGTTTCCCCTGGCCATTCTTATCCTCGTTGCTTGGTCTGGGGGGTGGTTACTTACTCCTTTTTTTGATCGGTTGGCTGGGCAAGCTGTACTATCGGAAAGAGGTGCTGGGAGAAGGGGACCCCTTACTGGCGGCCGCCCTGGGTGCCGGGCTTGGTTGGGTTGGCGGTTTGCTGGCTATTTTTCTCGGTTATTTTATGGCCGCAGTCGTCCTCACTCTCCTGCTGGCGGCGCGGCGAGTTAAAATGGGCCAGTATGTCGCTTTTGGCCCGGCGCTAGCTGCCGGGGGGGTGGTCGCCCTCTTCTTTGGCCCGGCGATCATCAACTGGTATCTCGGTTTTTTATTATGA
- the lipA gene encoding lipoyl synthase, whose amino-acid sequence MSPRLPEFLVKKTPKQRNISALRALLGDTSVHTVCEEARCPNIGECFARQTCTFLILGDTCTRSCAFCGVKKGTPLPPDPEEPKKIAAAINKLGLNYAVITSVTRDDLPDGGAGQFAAVINESRTTNHDTLVEVLIPDFQGDPAALRIVLEARPYVLNHNVETVPRLYPEIRPQASYQRSLSLLANAKQINGQIYTKSGFMVGLGETKEEVAAVLADLKNARCDIVTIGQYLPPSRTHRPPARYVTPPEFAEYQAIGQALGLNQVVAGPFVRSSYQAEAATNHVKSTGS is encoded by the coding sequence ATGTCTCCCCGCCTGCCCGAGTTCCTCGTTAAGAAGACCCCCAAACAGCGTAACATCAGCGCGCTCCGCGCTCTTTTGGGCGACACTTCCGTCCACACCGTCTGCGAAGAGGCCCGCTGTCCCAATATCGGCGAATGCTTTGCCCGCCAAACCTGCACTTTCCTCATCCTCGGCGATACCTGCACCCGGAGCTGCGCTTTCTGCGGCGTTAAAAAGGGGACCCCACTCCCGCCCGATCCAGAAGAGCCGAAGAAAATAGCGGCGGCGATCAACAAGCTTGGTTTAAATTACGCCGTGATCACTTCCGTGACCCGCGATGACCTCCCCGACGGCGGAGCGGGACAGTTTGCCGCAGTAATCAACGAATCACGAACCACGAACCACGATACACTGGTCGAAGTACTCATTCCTGATTTTCAAGGTGATCCTGCCGCTTTAAGAATCGTTTTGGAAGCGCGGCCTTATGTCCTTAACCACAATGTCGAGACGGTCCCCCGGCTCTACCCGGAAATCCGGCCGCAAGCTTCCTACCAGCGTTCCCTCTCTTTGCTAGCCAATGCCAAACAGATCAACGGCCAGATTTACACCAAGAGCGGTTTTATGGTAGGATTAGGAGAGACAAAGGAAGAGGTTGCGGCGGTCCTTGCCGACTTAAAAAACGCCCGCTGTGATATAGTGACGATTGGCCAATATCTTCCCCCGTCCAGAACACACCGGCCACCGGCCCGATATGTGACCCCGCCCGAATTCGCGGAGTATCAGGCGATCGGACAGGCACTCGGCCTGAACCAGGTGGTAGCCGGACCGTTCGTCCGGAGCTCGTATCAAGCGGAGGCTGCAACAAACCATGTTAAAAGTACAGGAAGCTGA
- a CDS encoding sigma-54 dependent transcriptional regulator → MNKILIVDDELSIRESFTLILEGKYQLVTAASGEVALKQVADQQIDLVFLDVRMPGMDGLETLRRIKALDPSVSVVMVTAVNEVQKASEAIKAGARDYLIKPFDVSTILKMTAGVLRRKALLVEGAEIQAENHGRKATLIGQSDNLQRVRQQIKELSRKELRVLVLGEPGTEKETVATLLHEGSPRADRPFFPLALPAGLSPAAAKAKFFGEGRGTTIIDLKKMGGWLDGTRGGTLFLDHVENLPENIFAGQEVEVRLIGGSSRPALAESGRELYDYFGEGVITLPPLRERLSDLPLLINHYLAKFNDRYGKEIEKLTPEVEELFSNYPWPGNLAELAATLERLVLTVQSGPITAEELPIDFLLSGSVPYGADYLALFEKAYVEKVLRDTRQDKEKAAAILQVKPALLP, encoded by the coding sequence ATGAATAAGATCCTGATCGTCGATGACGAGCTGTCAATCCGTGAATCTTTTACCCTGATCCTGGAAGGTAAATATCAGCTGGTCACCGCCGCTTCCGGTGAAGTGGCGCTCAAGCAGGTGGCCGACCAGCAGATCGACCTGGTCTTCCTTGATGTCCGGATGCCGGGGATGGACGGGCTGGAGACCCTCCGCCGGATCAAGGCGCTCGACCCCTCGGTCAGCGTGGTCATGGTCACCGCGGTCAACGAAGTCCAAAAAGCGAGCGAAGCGATCAAAGCCGGCGCCCGCGATTACCTCATCAAGCCATTCGACGTCTCTACCATCCTCAAAATGACCGCCGGGGTCTTGCGGCGCAAGGCCCTGCTGGTCGAAGGGGCGGAGATCCAGGCCGAGAACCACGGACGGAAAGCCACCCTGATCGGCCAGAGCGACAACCTGCAGCGGGTCCGCCAACAGATCAAGGAGTTGAGTCGCAAAGAGCTGCGCGTTTTAGTGCTGGGCGAGCCGGGTACGGAAAAAGAGACAGTCGCCACCCTCCTCCATGAAGGGAGCCCCCGGGCCGACCGGCCCTTCTTCCCCCTCGCCCTCCCCGCCGGGCTCTCACCGGCCGCCGCCAAAGCGAAATTTTTCGGCGAGGGACGCGGGACGACCATCATCGACCTGAAAAAAATGGGCGGCTGGCTCGACGGGACCAGAGGCGGCACGCTCTTCCTGGACCACGTTGAGAACCTGCCGGAAAATATCTTTGCCGGACAAGAGGTCGAAGTGAGACTGATCGGTGGCAGCAGCCGGCCCGCTCTGGCCGAAAGCGGGCGGGAGCTCTACGACTACTTTGGCGAAGGGGTCATCACTTTGCCGCCGTTGCGCGAACGGCTCTCCGACCTCCCTTTACTGATCAATCATTACTTGGCCAAATTCAACGACCGCTACGGCAAGGAGATCGAGAAATTAACGCCGGAAGTCGAAGAGCTCTTTTCCAATTATCCCTGGCCGGGGAACCTGGCCGAGCTGGCAGCGACCCTGGAGAGGCTGGTCCTGACCGTCCAGTCCGGACCGATCACCGCGGAAGAGTTGCCGATCGACTTTTTGCTGTCGGGGAGCGTCCCCTACGGAGCCGATTACCTGGCGCTGTTCGAGAAGGCTTACGTGGAAAAAGTGTTGCGCGATACCCGCCAGGACAAGGAAAAAGCCGCGGCCATCCTCCAGGTCAAACCCGCGCTGCTGCCTTAA
- a CDS encoding S1 RNA-binding domain-containing protein, with the protein MPIEINQEIEGKVTNITKFGAFIELPESKVGLVHISQIAEGYVTDITKHLVLGQVVKVRIIGVTKDGKFDLSIKQVGKPVWQYRPKRTARDDSNKPAPGSFEDKITNFLKQSEEKLVDFKRNLEVKQTGKKKKKPRA; encoded by the coding sequence TTGCCGATAGAAATAAATCAGGAGATCGAAGGGAAGGTGACCAACATCACCAAATTCGGCGCTTTTATCGAGCTGCCGGAGAGCAAGGTGGGACTGGTCCATATTTCCCAGATCGCCGAAGGTTATGTCACAGATATTACCAAGCATCTCGTGCTTGGCCAGGTTGTCAAGGTCCGGATCATCGGAGTAACGAAGGACGGGAAGTTCGACTTATCCATTAAACAGGTTGGCAAGCCAGTCTGGCAGTACCGGCCGAAACGCACTGCCCGGGACGATTCCAATAAACCGGCGCCGGGAAGTTTTGAGGACAAGATCACTAATTTCCTGAAGCAGAGTGAAGAGAAATTAGTCGATTTCAAGCGAAACCTCGAAGTGAAACAGACGGGGAAGAAGAAGAAGAAACCGCGAGCTTAA
- a CDS encoding GIY-YIG nuclease family protein — MYYVYILQSLKDNNLYIGMTANLEGRIKKHNAGGVQSTKSRAPLKLLYHEMFPTRDEARKREKFFKTGIGRETIVLLLNK, encoded by the coding sequence ATGTATTATGTTTATATTCTTCAAAGCTTGAAGGACAATAACCTTTATATTGGGATGACAGCCAATTTGGAGGGAAGAATTAAAAAACATAATGCTGGTGGCGTGCAATCGACTAAAAGTCGGGCCCCCTTGAAATTGCTTTATCATGAGATGTTTCCAACACGGGATGAGGCAAGAAAAAGGGAGAAATTCTTTAAAACTGGGATTGGCCGCGAGACAATTGTATTATTGTTAAATAAGTAA
- a CDS encoding class I SAM-dependent methyltransferase: MPRQHHFKPKPKKDTSWNKVSSWYDRLVGEKGSDYHQNVIIPGALAMLDPQKGEKILDVACGQGVFARRLREKGADVTGIDTAKGLIKAAQKRSSDIKYLTADATDLKIFPAGSFDAVSCIMAIMNIDPLEAAIKEMGRVLKKEGRLLLVLNHPCFRVPKQSSWVVDLEKKAQFRRIDSYMSAQKVPIKMHPGYDPSIETWTFHRPLSRYFKTLAENGLVVDQLEEWVSHRKSIPGPMKKAEDQIRGEIPLFLALAAIKLFA, from the coding sequence ATGCCTCGCCAACACCACTTTAAGCCAAAGCCCAAGAAAGACACCAGCTGGAACAAGGTTTCGTCCTGGTATGACCGGCTGGTGGGAGAGAAAGGGTCGGACTACCACCAGAACGTGATCATCCCCGGCGCGCTCGCTATGCTCGATCCCCAAAAAGGTGAAAAAATCCTCGATGTCGCTTGCGGCCAGGGGGTGTTCGCCCGTAGGTTGCGGGAAAAAGGGGCAGACGTTACAGGTATTGATACGGCCAAAGGATTGATTAAGGCCGCCCAAAAGCGTTCGTCTGACATCAAATATTTAACGGCTGACGCGACCGATCTGAAAATCTTCCCGGCCGGGAGCTTTGACGCGGTCAGCTGTATCATGGCGATCATGAATATCGACCCGCTCGAGGCCGCGATCAAAGAGATGGGACGGGTGTTGAAAAAAGAGGGGCGGCTGTTGCTCGTCTTGAACCACCCCTGTTTCCGGGTCCCCAAGCAAAGCAGTTGGGTGGTCGATCTAGAGAAAAAGGCGCAGTTCCGGCGGATCGATAGTTATATGTCCGCCCAGAAAGTCCCGATCAAGATGCATCCGGGTTACGATCCAAGCATCGAGACCTGGACTTTCCATCGACCGCTTTCCAGATATTTTAAAACCCTGGCGGAGAATGGGCTGGTCGTCGATCAGCTGGAAGAGTGGGTTTCGCACCGTAAAAGCATCCCTGGTCCGATGAAAAAAGCGGAAGACCAAATTAGGGGAGAGATCCCGCTGTTCCTGGCTCTGGCCGCGATCAAGCTATTTGCTTAA
- a CDS encoding phosphoenolpyruvate carboxykinase (GTP), giving the protein MSTKHKELTRWVKECAELCKPDRIVWCDGSEPEKVRLEKEAVKSGELIRLNQKKLPGCTYHRTAQNDVARTEHLTFICTSSKRDAGPTNNWLSPADGYKRAGEIFKSSMRGRTMYVIPFSMGPVGSPFSKIGVELTDSIYVVLNMQIMTRMGKAVLQQLEKTNGNFTRCLHSKADLDVDRRLILHFPEDNTIWSVGSGYGGNVLLGKKCLSLRIGSYLGQKEGWLAEHMLIMGVEDPSGFVSYIAAAFPSACGKTNLAMLLPPEGLKRKGYRIWTVGDDIAWMRIDTDGKLWAVNPEYGLFGVAPGTNTKTNPNIMAAIRKNTIYTNVLLKKDKTVWWEGGDPPVPTDGINWQGLPWKPGQVDEMRAPVLAAHPNARFTVPIQNVPSITNRLEHHHGVPISAIIFGGRRARLAPLVYESFDWQHGVFVGATMASERTAAQFGKQGEVRRDPMAMLPFCGYNMGDYFKHWLAMGEKMAAPPKIFNVNWFRKDDEGHFLWPGFGENLRVLEWIISRCKHEVEAVKTPIGYLPHENDIDLTGLRIPRENMNKLLAISKQDWKEEAASVQEFFDSFGKDLPKEMSTELKSLIRRLSK; this is encoded by the coding sequence ATGTCGACCAAACACAAGGAACTGACCCGCTGGGTCAAGGAATGCGCCGAATTATGCAAGCCCGACCGGATCGTCTGGTGCGACGGGTCGGAACCGGAAAAGGTCCGCCTGGAAAAAGAGGCCGTCAAGAGCGGCGAACTGATCCGGCTTAACCAGAAAAAGCTCCCCGGCTGCACCTATCATCGGACCGCCCAAAACGATGTCGCCCGGACCGAACATCTGACCTTCATCTGCACCAGCAGTAAACGGGACGCTGGGCCGACCAATAACTGGCTGTCACCGGCGGACGGTTACAAGCGCGCCGGCGAGATATTCAAGAGCTCAATGCGCGGTCGGACCATGTACGTTATCCCTTTCTCGATGGGGCCGGTCGGTTCCCCCTTCAGCAAGATCGGCGTCGAACTGACCGACAGCATCTACGTCGTCCTCAATATGCAGATCATGACCCGGATGGGGAAAGCGGTCCTCCAGCAACTGGAAAAGACCAACGGCAATTTTACCCGCTGCCTCCACAGCAAAGCAGACCTCGACGTTGACCGGCGGCTGATCCTCCACTTTCCGGAGGATAACACTATCTGGAGCGTCGGCTCCGGTTATGGCGGCAACGTACTCCTCGGTAAGAAATGCCTCTCTTTGCGGATCGGCAGTTACCTGGGACAAAAAGAGGGTTGGCTGGCCGAACATATGCTGATCATGGGAGTTGAAGACCCGTCCGGTTTTGTCTCTTACATCGCCGCTGCTTTTCCCTCCGCCTGCGGCAAGACAAATCTAGCGATGCTCCTGCCGCCGGAAGGGTTGAAACGGAAAGGATACCGGATCTGGACAGTGGGCGATGATATCGCCTGGATGCGGATCGATACCGACGGCAAACTATGGGCGGTCAACCCCGAATATGGCCTGTTCGGCGTCGCCCCGGGGACCAACACCAAGACCAATCCGAACATCATGGCCGCCATCCGGAAGAACACGATCTACACCAACGTCCTGTTAAAGAAAGATAAAACTGTCTGGTGGGAAGGGGGCGATCCGCCGGTCCCGACCGACGGGATCAACTGGCAGGGCCTGCCTTGGAAACCGGGTCAGGTAGACGAAATGCGCGCCCCCGTCCTGGCCGCGCATCCCAACGCCCGCTTCACCGTGCCGATCCAGAACGTCCCGTCAATCACCAACCGGCTGGAACATCATCACGGCGTGCCGATCTCGGCGATAATTTTTGGCGGCCGCCGCGCCCGGCTCGCCCCGCTGGTCTATGAGTCATTTGACTGGCAGCATGGTGTTTTTGTCGGCGCCACGATGGCCTCGGAACGGACCGCCGCCCAATTTGGCAAACAAGGTGAAGTGCGCCGCGATCCGATGGCGATGCTCCCCTTCTGCGGTTACAACATGGGAGATTACTTCAAACATTGGCTGGCCATGGGGGAAAAGATGGCCGCGCCGCCGAAGATCTTCAACGTCAACTGGTTCCGCAAAGATGATGAGGGCCATTTCCTCTGGCCCGGTTTTGGCGAGAACCTCCGCGTCCTGGAATGGATCATCAGCCGCTGTAAGCACGAGGTGGAGGCGGTCAAAACGCCGATCGGCTACCTGCCGCACGAGAACGACATCGACCTGACCGGCCTGCGGATCCCGCGGGAGAACATGAACAAACTGCTGGCGATCAGCAAGCAGGACTGGAAAGAAGAAGCCGCCTCGGTCCAGGAATTCTTTGACAGCTTCGGCAAAGACCTGCCGAAAGAGATGTCCACAGAACTGAAAAGTCTAATACGAAGATTAAGCAAATAG
- a CDS encoding group I intron-associated PD-(D/E)XK endonuclease — MDTKLKADIAESAVVTELLRRGFRVLHPVGDRLPYDVAIDLNGKLLRIQIKSAWPVRAKDYFAVDVRRTKTNRRVMRRERYTADDFDFAILYVDEGEVYYIMPAAVFNSYGSTISLVETKKRQRQPQASKYRERWDLLSV, encoded by the coding sequence ATGGATACAAAACTAAAAGCAGATATTGCGGAATCCGCGGTGGTGACTGAACTACTCCGGCGAGGCTTCAGGGTATTACATCCTGTTGGAGATCGTCTCCCCTATGATGTGGCCATTGACCTGAATGGCAAACTTCTCCGTATCCAAATTAAAAGCGCGTGGCCTGTTCGTGCCAAGGATTATTTTGCGGTCGATGTGCGCAGGACTAAAACGAACCGGAGAGTAATGCGGCGCGAACGTTACACCGCTGACGATTTTGACTTTGCGATCTTATATGTTGACGAAGGCGAAGTATATTATATTATGCCCGCGGCAGTTTTCAACAGTTATGGCAGTACGATCAGTCTGGTCGAGACGAAAAAAAGACAACGCCAACCTCAAGCTAGCAAATATCGGGAACGCTGGGACTTGTTGTCTGTATAG
- the rpoN gene encoding RNA polymerase factor sigma-54: protein MVELRLQAELKQTLELLLAPRLIQMLKVLSLPYLEAVEAVSREAEENVLLDVERQDEYVEFLRFLTSDRKIKQEADFNDLPGLKNIGQTEKTLEAHLLDQLEMADLETKQKEIAREMIGNIDDHGYLLAYPRLRDKIMAQFDVSRPTVDKVLKIVQGFEPEGVGARDLQECLLLQIEAYDFENEELEKILTEVVTHHLEAVDSQDAKKLAASLGVPESGAAEIINYIKNNLNPYPGASFGQATCHVIPSFAVEATAKGFAVVNLEKRYGPIVKLSPHYLKLLDDPKTDAKTREYLQAKLKRARELMEDFAKRSETLEKIARKIIDSQPEFLAKGAAWLRPLTQKSLAEEFGLHPSTISRTVSGKYVQTPQGLFPLRFLCPRGPKGLTVARLKALLSEVIAGEDKAQPLSDEAVTKVLLTRGARIDRRTTAYYRQELKIPNAAERSKQK, encoded by the coding sequence ATGGTCGAACTTCGGCTACAAGCTGAACTGAAACAAACGCTCGAGCTGCTGCTCGCCCCGCGCTTGATCCAGATGCTGAAGGTCCTTAGCCTCCCCTATTTGGAAGCGGTCGAGGCGGTCTCCCGGGAAGCCGAAGAGAACGTCCTGCTCGACGTTGAACGGCAGGATGAATACGTCGAATTTCTCCGTTTTCTCACCTCCGACCGCAAGATCAAGCAGGAGGCCGACTTCAACGATCTCCCCGGTTTGAAAAACATCGGCCAGACCGAAAAGACCCTGGAAGCCCACCTCCTCGACCAACTGGAGATGGCCGACTTGGAAACCAAACAGAAAGAGATCGCCCGCGAGATGATCGGCAACATCGACGACCACGGCTACCTCCTCGCCTATCCCCGGCTGCGCGACAAGATCATGGCTCAATTCGACGTCTCCCGCCCGACAGTCGACAAGGTCTTGAAGATCGTCCAGGGGTTCGAGCCGGAAGGGGTCGGCGCCCGCGACCTGCAAGAATGCCTCCTCCTCCAGATCGAGGCCTATGATTTTGAGAACGAGGAGCTGGAGAAGATCTTGACGGAGGTCGTGACCCACCACCTGGAGGCGGTCGATTCGCAAGACGCCAAAAAGCTCGCCGCCAGCCTGGGGGTCCCGGAAAGCGGCGCGGCAGAGATCATTAACTACATCAAGAACAACCTCAACCCCTACCCGGGCGCTTCGTTCGGCCAGGCGACCTGCCACGTTATCCCCTCTTTCGCGGTCGAGGCGACAGCTAAAGGATTTGCCGTCGTTAATTTGGAAAAACGCTATGGACCGATCGTGAAACTATCCCCCCACTACCTCAAACTACTGGACGACCCAAAGACGGACGCCAAGACCAGGGAGTACCTCCAGGCCAAGCTGAAAAGGGCCCGGGAGCTGATGGAGGATTTCGCAAAAAGAAGTGAAACTCTGGAAAAGATCGCTCGAAAGATAATTGACTCCCAACCGGAGTTTTTGGCCAAAGGGGCGGCTTGGTTGCGGCCTCTCACCCAAAAGTCTCTGGCGGAAGAGTTCGGTCTCCACCCGTCGACGATCTCGCGGACAGTATCCGGGAAATATGTGCAGACGCCGCAAGGGTTGTTCCCCTTAAGGTTCCTCTGCCCGCGGGGGCCAAAAGGGTTGACGGTCGCCCGGCTCAAGGCACTGCTCAGCGAAGTGATCGCCGGGGAGGACAAGGCGCAGCCGCTGTCGGATGAAGCGGTGACGAAAGTATTACTGACCCGAGGGGCCCGGATCGACCGTCGCACCACGGCTTACTACCGCCAAGAGCTAAAGATACCGAACGCGGCGGAAAGAAGCAAACAAAAATGA
- a CDS encoding sigma-54 dependent transcriptional regulator has product MMMNTRPKILVVDDEKSMRDSMHMLLRDRYEVLLAENGRDAIKLVKQHTIDLVLLDIRLPEIDGLEVLRLIKGIDDSIEVIMVTAVITVGRAVEAIHAGAYDYLTKPFDIGALTEQVEKIIEKRALSKENVSLKRLIESDYQFERIVGKSQAIREVFRVIGDVANSNATVLITGESGTGKELVARAIHNRSPRQAKLFVALNCAAIPENLLESELFGHEKGSFTGAVERQIGKFEIASGGTIFLDEIGSLPLPMQAKILRVIQEKELERLGGSRPIPVDVRIIAASNANLREEIKQRRFREDLFYRINVIPIVLPPLRERREDIGLLAEHFLRKYNREFARKLPGFRKETLALLAAYDWPGNVRELENLVERLVVLTKSGQIGSEKLPPEIRGELACLPGANEVRLNSALKKFESEFIKQALEKAGGNKGDTAKQLGIHRNTLRNLEKKLKL; this is encoded by the coding sequence ATGATGATGAATACCCGGCCGAAGATCTTGGTGGTCGACGACGAAAAGAGCATGCGCGATTCCATGCATATGCTGCTGCGGGACCGCTATGAAGTATTGCTGGCCGAGAACGGGCGCGACGCCATCAAGCTGGTCAAACAACACACTATCGATCTGGTACTCCTCGACATCCGCCTCCCCGAGATCGACGGCCTGGAGGTCCTCCGCCTCATCAAAGGGATCGACGACTCGATCGAAGTGATCATGGTCACCGCGGTCATCACCGTCGGCCGGGCGGTGGAAGCGATCCACGCCGGCGCCTACGACTACCTCACCAAGCCGTTCGACATCGGGGCGCTGACCGAACAGGTCGAGAAGATCATCGAGAAACGCGCTCTCTCCAAGGAAAACGTCTCCCTCAAACGGCTGATCGAGTCCGATTACCAGTTCGAGCGGATCGTCGGCAAAAGCCAGGCCATTCGCGAGGTCTTCCGGGTGATCGGCGACGTCGCTAATAGCAACGCCACCGTCCTGATCACCGGGGAATCGGGGACCGGCAAGGAGCTGGTCGCCCGCGCCATCCACAACCGAAGCCCGCGGCAGGCCAAGCTTTTCGTCGCCCTCAACTGCGCGGCCATCCCGGAAAACCTGCTCGAATCGGAACTGTTCGGCCACGAAAAAGGGTCGTTCACCGGGGCAGTCGAACGCCAGATCGGCAAGTTCGAGATCGCGAGCGGCGGAACGATCTTCCTCGATGAGATCGGCAGTCTCCCCCTTCCCATGCAGGCCAAGATACTCCGCGTCATCCAGGAGAAAGAGCTCGAGCGGCTCGGCGGCAGCCGGCCGATACCGGTCGATGTCCGGATCATCGCCGCTTCCAACGCCAACCTGCGCGAAGAGATAAAGCAGCGCCGGTTCCGTGAAGATCTCTTCTACCGCATCAACGTTATCCCGATCGTCCTGCCGCCGCTGCGCGAACGGCGGGAAGATATCGGCCTGCTGGCCGAACATTTCCTGCGCAAGTATAACCGGGAATTCGCCAGGAAACTGCCAGGTTTCCGTAAGGAGACCCTCGCCCTGCTCGCCGCTTATGACTGGCCGGGGAATGTCCGGGAGTTGGAGAACCTGGTCGAGCGCCTGGTCGTCCTGACTAAGAGCGGCCAGATCGGGAGCGAAAAGCTCCCGCCGGAGATCCGGGGTGAGCTCGCCTGCCTCCCGGGGGCGAATGAGGTCCGGCTTAACTCTGCCCTCAAGAAATTTGAATCAGAATTCATCAAACAGGCGCTCGAAAAGGCCGGTGGCAACAAGGGTGACACGGCTAAACAACTCGGCATCCACCGCAACACCCTGCGCAACCTGGAAAAAAAGCTCAAACTGTAA